TATCTGGATTATCTGGCTGGAGAAATAAGTGTGGTAAAATGAGAATAAGAAAATGACGGTATAGAATGAGGAGTATCATGTTAGGTTTAAACTTTGAAGGAAGCTGGCGCCAATATCAAAAACAGGTCTTGGATCGTTTTCAGGACTATCAAGCAGACGGTCATGTTCATCTAGTGGCTGCTCCAGGGTCTGGAAAGACAACCATTGGTATCGAGCTAATCGCTCGTTTTGGCAACCCAGCCCTTGTTTTAGTTCCGACTGTCACCATTCGCGAACAATGGGTAGATAGGATCCAAACTGCTTTTCTAGAGGATGGTCAGAGGCTTTCAGACCTCGTTTCCCAAAACTTAAAGGAGATGAAGGCATTAACGATTGTGACCTATCAGGCTTTTCATAGTGCCATGAACCAACTTCAATCACAAGAAGATGGAGAAGCAGAGGATTTTGTGGGGTTTGATTTGCTTGCAAGCCTAAGAGCTCAGAAAGTTGCGACTCTTTGTTTGGACGAATGCCACCACCTGCGCAATGAATGGTGGAAAAGTCTGGAAGCCTTTCGCAAGCAGTATGGACCGCTGAAACTCATCTCCTTGACAGCGACACCACCTTATGACAGCGATCCTGAACTCTGGGAACGCTATATCCGTATGTGTGGGGAAATCGACCAAGAAATCACGGTACCCGAATTAGTCAAGGAAGACACTCTTTGCCCTCATCAGGATTTTGTCTATATGTGTTCACCAACAGCTGAAGAGGCGGAACGTCTCAAACGGTTTGAGGAGACTAAGTGGGACTATATTCACCACCTTATAGTTGATCCTGATTTTCAAACATTTGTAGCAGGGTCTAAGGTCCTCAAAGGGGATATTTCATCTGATTTGCTCTTAGAAGATCCCAAGTATTTGTCCGCTATGTTGATTTATATGCATTCTCAGGGGTTAACGATTCCTCCCTCTTTGCAAAATTTACTGGGAACCCAGAAGCTTCCAGCATTGACCTCCTACTGGCTGGAGACACTGTTGCAGAGCATGCTCTATCAGACACCAGATTGGTATGAGGATCTAGATGGATATAGGAAAAAGTTAGAGGCTGACTTGAAGGCTCGTGGGTTGGTGGAAAAACGTCAGGTTTATCTGGTTAAGTCTAAGGTTTCTGATCAGCTTTTAACTCAATCTCTGGGGAAATTGTCTGCCATCGCTGATATCTTCTGGACAGAGTATGAGAGTCTAGGTCAGGAACTGAGACAGTTAGTACTAGCTGACTATATTCGCAAGGATTTTGCTACCTATCTGGGAGATAATCAGGCAACCATTTCTCAGTTGGGGGTTCTCCCTTATTTTGAAAGCATTCGTCGGAAAGCTCAGGAGCAAGAGATACCTGTGTCTTTGGCTGTCTTGTCAGGTAGTGTCGTTATTTTGCCTACCGATGTGGCAGCAGAGTTGAAGGAACTCTTGCCTCAGGTTCCTCTTAGTTTCTCATCTATTGGTCACTTAGATCAAAAAGATTATGTGCAGGTTGGTTTTCCAAGCTCAGCTAAGGGAATCGTAGCGGCAGTGACGGAGCTTTTTCAACGAGGGCGGATTCAAGTCCTAGTAGGAACCAAATCTCTCCTCGGAGAGGGTTGGGATGCTCCTTGTGTTAATTCCCTAATCCTCGGAAGCTTTGTGGGGAGCTTTATGCTAAGTAACCAGATGCGTGGCCGTGCCATTCGTATTTGGCCGTGCCATCCAGAAAAGACCAGTAACATCTGGCATCTGGTAGCCGTTCAAGCGCAAGCACTTATCACTCTTCCTGGTGAGGAGCCTAGACCAGAGAGCAATCAGGATCTGCAGACCTTGTCGCGACGGATGGAGCATTTTCTTGGCTTGGCCTATAATCAGGAGAGTATTGAGACCGGTTTGGATCGTTTGGATTTTCCAAAGCCCCCCTTTAGGAAAAAGCAAATCAGCGAGTATAATGAGCGAGTTAAGAGTCTCTCCAAGGATCGAGCAGGCTTGCGCAAAAAATGGCAAGATGCTCTCGTAGTGGCAGATCGATTTGAGATTGTCACTGAAGTCGCTGCTCAACAACAGAAGATTCCAATCATGCTCCAGTTTGATGCATTAAAATGGGTTCGCATGTCTTTGTTGCTCCTAGCAGTGGATTTATTGCTCTTGTTGTTTAGATTGAGACTGATTAGAGTTTGGTGGCTTACGGCAGCCTGTCTCCTCTTTTTGGTCTTTGCATCTTGGCGCTACCTCCGTTATAAAAGTCCCTATAAACGCTTGCAGTCTCTGGGGGAGCAAATCCGAAAGGCTCTGCTAGATTCAGGGCATCTAACAGATGATCAATCCCGTGTTCAGGTAGAAGAGGACAAGGAAAATTATATGGTTTTTGCCTATCTCAAAGGAGGAAGCATGAGGGACAAGGAGCTGTTTGCTCAGACTGTGGGAGAGTTCTTTGCTCCAGTGGACAATCAGCGCTATCTCTTGAAGGCAGAGAAAGTCCGACAAGGTCAGTCACCTTACTATGTCGTGCCAAGTCTTTTTGACAAGCGCAAGGAAGAAGCACAGAAATTCCTCGACTTTCTGAGACCAACTATCGGACGTTATCACCTTGTCTATACACGAACAGAGGCCGGGCGGAAAATCCTTCTCGAAGCTCGTATCAAAGCTCTCTCCAATAAAAATGACCGTACCTTGACTAAGAAGAAGGTTAAAAGTCGATTCGAGTAGGGTAGGTAGCTATTCGAAGTTTCGAAGATATGAATTTCCTAAAGTTTACAGGTATTCTAAACTTAGAATAGCAAGAAGTACATAAATTTATGAGTATTCTAAGCTTCGAATAGTCTATCTGAGAAAGTTTTGAGGTCTTCTAGCTTTCGAATAGCCATCTTTCCTAAAGTTTAGATGTATTCTAAAGTTAGTAAAGTTAAAATCTAAAAATAGTAAGAGTCTCTATTTGACAGACGGATATGTTTCCAGTCAGATAGGGATTTTTAATACTCTTCAAAAATCCAATTCAAACCACGTCAGCGTCGCCTTGCTGTGGGTATGGTTACTGACTTCGTCAGTTCTATCTACAACCTCAAAGCCGTGCTTTGAGCAACCTGCGGCTAGCTTCCTAGTTTGCTCTTTGATTTTCATTGAGTATTATTTTAAAATGACTGATTTATCCAGTAAAAGTAAGAAATAGACTGAAAAAGTGCAGTTGGGATGATAAAGTAGACAGTTGAGCGGATGAGTGTCCTAAGTTCTTTGCTATTTGTTAGAATTGTCTTATCAACTTAAAGGAGAAATCTGATGAAGAAAGATAAAGAAAATAAGGAGAGTATCCTATCGGACCTTCCTCTATGGGGACTCCTATTTTTGGTCTGTGTATTGCTTCAAGTCTATGTAAGAAAGGATAGACCTTTGATTCAACCTCCTAGACAAGGAAGCATTGTAAAAACAGATCAAAAACAGGTCTATCTTCCAGAACTAATCCAGTCTTTATTTGATAAAGAAAAAACTAAATGATTCGTTAAATAGAAAGGTTATCATCATGACAAAAACATTTACCATCCGCCCCCTAAGCTATACCAACTTTACCAACCGTGAGTTTGAAAGTCTCATGGTAGATACGGGTCAACTACTAGAAGTTTTTGCCAAGGCACATAAGGACGAGCCTATGTATAGCAAGCATCTTGATTCCTTCAAGAGCAAGCTAGCAGACTTCCAAGGCCAACTCGCTATCGTAGAAAAGAAAGAGGCGACGAATCTGACCGAAGTCGATCGCAATCGTGACAGTGCCCTAGTCGGTCTCTTTACTCTTCATAGAGGCTTTGCTAAGATCAAGGAGACCAAACTCAAAGAAGCTCATGAGACTTTGAAACCAGTCTTTGCCAAGTACAAGGATATCACCAAGCACAGCAATGATGTGGAAACGGCAGAAATCAAGAGTCTGCTCAAAACGCTTAGTGAGGAACCCTACCAGACAGCAGTTACCAGTCTAGGCTTGACCCCTATGCTGACGGCGGTGATTAGTGCGCAGGAGGAATATGATAAGGTGGAAAGTCAGGCGCGTGCGCATAAGTCTGCTAAGGAAGTCGGTAAGACCAGACAAGTCCGTACGGAACTAACCAGCATCTACGACCTCTTTATGCGCTACACCGCAGCCAGCGCAGAAGCCTATCCTGAAAAAGAGCACCTGACCCAACTCCTTAAAGACCTCAATACAATCCGAGACAGTAAACGACGATTGACTGGTTCAAGTAAGAAGGATAAAAAAGTAAAAGTAGAAGAAGCTACACAAGTGGCAGGATAAAGACAACCCCTTAGAAGCAGGTTTCTAAGGGGTGTTTTGTATATAAAAGCTTTATATACTGAGTTAGAATTGATATAATGGTAGGTGTTAGAAGAAAAATTCAAATAATAAACAGTAATAATGAGATAGAAAAAGGGAGATTGTTGATGGAAAAAGAGTATAGGTTCCGTTCACTTACATCGAATAAAAATGTAGAAATTCAACTAGTCACATTACAAGCTTTGGAGTATGTTATAAGTGATGAATCAGAACCAACAAATGTCGCAATTACAGGGAACTATGGAGCTGGTAAAAGCAGTGTCATTGAGAGTTTTGAGAAGCGTTTGCAAAATAACAGCTCTCCCAAAATAGGAATTAAAGAAGTAATTGAGTTTTTTAAGAAATTTTTACATGATTGTCAATCAGAAAAAATAGGAATAAGAAGATTGATTGAGCTTCTAAAAAAAACTAAAAATAAAAAGTTTATCCATATTTCTCTTGCTCAGTATGATGAGACTATAAAAAATGAAGAAAAAGGACTTAATAACCGTCAAATAAATACAATTGAGGGAAAGATTATCAATCAATTACTCCATCAGATTGAACCTAACTCGATTAGAAAATCAATTTTTAAAACTCTTGATGCAGAGTCACAAATTCATCCTTGGAGGAATACGGCTTATTTATTTTCTTTATTGCTGCTGTTTCTGTATTCTTTTAATTTTAACACATGGGTTAATTTGATCAAGGAAGTCTCTTGGCTTTCTTGGACGACTGATGTAACTTCTAGATTATTAGCGCTCGCTATCATATTTGCGTTATTGCTATATGGAATTTTTTATTTATTAAAGCTACAAAGAGATATTGGATTCATTAAACACCTATCGCTAAAATCAGATAAAATAGAGACGGATATAGAAGTTTTTTCAAATGAGAATAGCAAAGTATCTTATTTTGATAGGTATTTGGATGACGTAATATATCTGTTTAAACAATCTAAGGCAGATGTCATAGTTTTTGAAGATATTGAGCGTTTCAATGATTCAAGAATCTTTGAAAAAATTAAGGAATTAAATATTGTTATTAATAGAAAAAGAGAAGTATGTAAAGAACCTAAACTGGTTTTCTTCTATCTTGTTAAAGATGATTTATTTGAGTCACAAGAACGAACGAAATTTTTTGATTTTATTATTCCAATAGTGCCTGTTGTAACGGCTTCAAATTCCTATGATAAGCTATCAGAAATATTAAATGATATGAAAATTTGTGAGGAATTGGATGAAAAGTTTTTATTTAATATCTCACTATACCTTGATGATATGCGTCTGATAAATAATATTTGTAATGAGTATTTGACCTATAAAGAAGTATTGAGTACTTTGAAATTAAATCCTGAGAAAGTATTTTCGATGATAGTGTATAAAAATATTTTCCCTAAAGACTTTTCGCTTTTACAAAAAAATCAAGGATATTTATTTGAACTATTGAACTCAAAAGAAATAGCATTAAAAAATAGTAGGGAGAAATTAAATAGTAAGATAAAAGAATTGGAGAAAAAGATAGAGAAGGCAGAGGAAGAACAATTAAACGATGAGCTTGAATTATATGGAACTATTTTGAAAGTACCACCTGGTAGAAAAGTAATTAAAGTAAATAGTAAATCTGAATCAGATTTTTCATCACGTTCGGATTACATAAAAGCGTTACTGGCAGATGATAGTGAAATTTGGACCTTTGAAGATTATAGTGACGCAGAGAATAATCAATATAAACGAAATACGGGTATTGAGTCTATATTTCCAGATAAAAATACTCCAGAATTCCAAGAACGTTTAGAGAATATTAGGAATAAGAAGCTCATAGAAAAATTGGAAAAAGAAATTAAGAAACTGAACGATGAGCTTGGGAAACTAGATAGTTATAGGTTATCAGATGTTTACCAATATGCTACAGATATTGATGATTTTAAAAGTGATTTTACCGAAGAAATAAGAAAGAATCCTCAATCCTCAATAATTTCTTTCCTAATTAGAAATGCTTATATTGATGAGAGCTATCAAGATTATTTGAATCATTTCTATGAAAATACTATAACGGTAGAAGAAAAAGAATATTTAAGAAATGTTGTTTCTGGACGTGATGGTAATTATGATATTTCTTTAACCAATACAAATGAAATAGTTAATCGCTTGTCGATTAAAGATTATAGATATAGTTATGTGCTAAATTATAATTTATTTGACTATTTACTAAATTCCAGAAAAGAAAATGATAATGAGTGTTTAGCTCAAGTATTTAAACAAGAGGATGTTTTGGATTTCTTAATCAACTTTTACAATACATTAGATAGAGCTACATCAGGTCAAGGTGTAATTTATAAAAAAGAGACTATTAAATTATTTTTTAAGAAATGGTTGGAGCACAATGTTAGTCTTTTTAACGAGTATTTAGAAATTAAAAATGGAGGATATGCTGCTCCAAATAAAAATAGTCTAATACTATCATTGATGAATTTAGTTGATTTGAGTGACATTCCTGAAAAAACAAAAGTATTGATTTCAGGATATATAAATGATAATCAAGAGCTTCTTTCTCCAAATATGAGTTATGAAATTCAGCAGTTTACAAAAAATTTATCAAATATTGAGATGAAAGTTAGAGAATATTCACAGCGTATTTATGAATCCTTATTAGATGAAAAAAAACTTACAGATTATAAAGAAATAATGAATTATATCTATCGGAATGATTTATATTCGATTTCTGAGAATAATTTGAAATTTTTTATAAAATGGAATTTGGGAAAAAGATATACTAATTATGAATATACTCACAAGAATTTTGAACTTATTAGTAAAAATATTGAATTGAAATCACTGTTGGACTACTGTTTAGATTCGGAAGATAATTTGTTACAATACGTCAATGTTTATATAAAAATATCAAACGGGAAAATGGATGATGATTCTTCTTATATTGAACACTTACTTAAACATGATATTTTATATAGAGTTGAGGATTACGAAGATGGGGAGATTACACCTGCCGTAAGTATATTCAATAATATTCCAAACTTCTCCATTAAATATACTGTAGAGAAGTTTCAAGGATTATCTAATGATATAAAACTGATAGAAAATCTTGTGCTGCTTAAAAAAGGGCAAGTTAATTCTGAGATTGTTTGTTCCTACTTTACTTTATTTAGGAATATTGATGAATATCTGGTTCCTTTTATTAATCAAGATCCCAATTTTGTATTGAACCGAGAAATTTTTGTACAACTTGATGAGGAAGTACAGGAAGATTTTTTTGTTCAAATTGTATCTGAAGATAATCTGAACTTAACTATATATAGAACAATGCTTACATCAATGCAATGGCATTACGAAAACTTTGATGTAACGGGGCTTTCAGATGATAGATTGGAAGTTTTGATAGATTTGAATGTTATAAAATTTAATGCTAATAATCTTAAGTTCATCAGAGAAAAATATCCATCAATGAAAAATTATTTCATTTCAAGGAATATTGAAAAGTATCTTGAGATTGAAGAAGACGTTCATGATGAAACGGAACTCAATGATTTGTTGCAATATGAGGAAATAGATGATTCCTACAAGCTACAAATAATAGATTCTCTGGATTATGTAAGCATAAAAAATAAGCAATTTTCTCTTGAACTTGTTGCTCATATCCTTGATTCTAAATTTGATATAGATGATTTAAGTTATATAATTAGTTCCAATTATTATGACAATGCAGATGAATCTATCAAAATTAAGATAAGACAGCTAGCTAAAGAAAACTGGGATGACTTGATTAGATTAGATAGTGAAGAAATTAGTATTCAGTTATGCCGAGAGTTATTGGCTATGGACGATATTGAATCTTCAGATCGTACAAGTCTGCTCAAGGATAATTTACTATCTAATCCTGAAATCTCAACACATAGGTTAGCTTTGTTAGGGGAATATCTAGATCTATTTGAACTGTGGGAGATAATGGATTTTTTGGGAGATTCTGATGTATATAACGAATGGGAAAAAGCTTTTGAAAAATTAAATAGGAACGAAAAAGGAAACAATGTTGTCACGGTTAAGAAAAACAATTTCAACGAAAAGATGAGAAGTTATCTTTTATCTAAGGGCTTGATTAGCAGTTCGTCCATTCAACCTCTAGGAATTCGGTTGAATGGTTTTAGAGACGGTGAGATTAAGTACTGGTGAGGAAGAAGAAGTCGAGCCGCTGACAGACATCGTCAGCAAGATTAACGAGACAAATAAAGCAATCGAAAGACAAACAGCTGCATTACTTGAAATGCTCGGTCAACTCCACGGAACCACACCAGAAGCCGATGCCGAGCTCAAAGAGTTTTTGAAACACTTTAAAGGGTGATGGAGCCAATTGATTCGCTCATATTCCGCTGATAATTCGCTCATTTTTAGGATACAACTTTGTTTCCATATTTCCTGGAAACGGATAGAAAGTAAGGAGAAAGATGGAACAAACTAATCAAAAATCCCAGTGCCAACAACTCTGGGCTAGAAACAAATACCTCGTTTTGAGCCATTCCAGCAATATTTACAATGAGATTCGCCAATACTTGAAGAATGAAGAGGTGGAGGTGAGTCAGGTTCAAGAGATGATTGACCGTGCCTGTCAAATCCCAGAACACAGGGGTCAGGTTTGCAATGCCTTTCAGCATATTTGGGGCTATTTCAAAAAGAAAGCGACAGATGTTGAATGCAAAGACTACATGCTCTTGCTGGATCGCTACCGCTTTGGTCAGGCTTCTAAGGAAGACTTAATCGCTAAGACGAGAGAGTTGCTGGATCGCTATCCCAATACCTATTTGCAACATTCGACTTTACTGAAAGGAGACTCTCATGAGACTTTGGCATGAGGCTTTGATTTCACAACTTCCCCGTCCGCAGCTTTTGGGGCAACATCGAGAGTGCTGTGCTCTTCGTGGCAATGGCTGGGGCAGAAAGCATGCGACGGTGGACTATGTCTTTACCCACTCGCCTTATCGTCTCTATGCCTATCATCGCTTGATCATGGAGGAGATGGCAATCCGTGGCTACAATGTCAGTCCAGAGTGGCTGGATAAGAACTACCGTGGCAAGACCTGCCCTTCTTATCAAGACTTAGCAGAGGAGAAACTAGGCAAGACCATCTATAGTGAACATGATGCAGAATACTATGAGGAGTGTTTAGCTAATCTCCGAGAGAAAGGCATTGAGCTGGAGTAAGAGTCAGGATTAGCTCCATATTATAACTCTTCTCGTAATTTTTTTGAATAATAAATATGAGACCTTTAGAATGATTCTAAGGTCTTCTTTTTAAGAGTATTAGGATTTACTTTTAATAACTTTTAAGTTATAATTTGTTTCAAAAGCCAAGCGTGAACTGAAGGACATAAAAGAAAGAGGGTTAAGTGATGAAGAATAGTGCTATTGGAAGTAATTGGAAGGATATCCGATCTGAACTCTTTACCAAGGAGGAAATCCTTGAAAGTGATATGCGAGTGGATATCATGAGTGAGTTGATTGAGGCTAGACATGAGCAAGGTATCAGTCAGAAAAAGCTAGAGGAACTCAGTGGAGTAAGCCAGCCTGTTATAGCTAGGATGGAGACAGGAAAGACCAGTCCTCAGTTGGATACGGTCTTAAAAGTTTTAGCAAGTTTAGGAAAGACACTAGCAGTCGTTCCACTTGAACAGGAAAAAGGTTGATAGAGAAGAGATTACTTGGTTGGCTAAAATCATCCACAGAACAATTTTACCTCCCGTCCGCACTTTTTCAGGGAAATATCAGAATTACAAAAGAAAACCAACCTATAGTCTTTTCTAATAGCAAGCCATAGTCACTGATGAAAATCGTCAATAGCTCGTTTGAGCATTCCAACTAAAATACAGCCACCAAACAAGCAATACAAAGGATTTGAGACACAGATCTCAAGTCTTTTTCTTTTGTTTAAAACAGTGATATAGTTTCAAACTATATCAAAGCCTAATTATTTACAATTATACAGACAGTTTCTTTTCTGTTAAGATAGTTTCAACAACAAATTTTGGAGGACACATCATGTCAACTACGATCATCGGTTTCCCTCGTTTGGGCGAATTCCGCGAATTAAAATTTACAACTGAAAAATACTTTAGAAAAGAAATCTCAGAAGAAGAACTCCTTGCCGCAGCAAAAGAATTGCGTGCTAAACACTGGAACATCGTCAAAGAAAAAGGCATCACTGAAATCCCATCAAATGACTTTTCTCACTATGACAACTTCCTAGATGCAGCTTTCCTCTTCAACGTGGTACCTGCTTCCGTTCAAAACTTGGAATTGTCTGATCTTGAACGCTACTTTGCTTTGGGACGTGGTTACCAAGGAGAAAAAGGGGACGTGCGTGCCCTTCCGATGAAGAAATGGTTTAACACCAACTACCACTACATCGTTCCTAAATTTGAAAAAGACACTCAAGTTAAATTGGCTGGTCACAAGATTTTTGATGAGTTCCAAGAAGCAAAAGAACTTGGTCTCAACACTCGTCCAGTCCTTGTAGGTCCGTTCACTTTCCTTCAATTGTCAGATTTTGAAGACGGTGTGAAAGCAGAAGACTTCGTAGATAGCTTAGTAGCTGCTTACCAAGAGGTCTTTGCTAAATTGGCTGAGCTTGGTGCGACTCGTATCCAATTGGACGAAGCAGCTCTTGTCAAAGATTTGACAGCTGAAGAAAAAGCCCTCTTCTTGAACCTCTACAACAAGCTTTTGGCTGACAAGAAAGGTCTTGAAGTCTTGCTTCAAACTTACTTCGGTGACGTTCGTG
This window of the Streptococcus sp. D7B5 genome carries:
- a CDS encoding DEAD/DEAH box helicase family protein; this encodes MLGLNFEGSWRQYQKQVLDRFQDYQADGHVHLVAAPGSGKTTIGIELIARFGNPALVLVPTVTIREQWVDRIQTAFLEDGQRLSDLVSQNLKEMKALTIVTYQAFHSAMNQLQSQEDGEAEDFVGFDLLASLRAQKVATLCLDECHHLRNEWWKSLEAFRKQYGPLKLISLTATPPYDSDPELWERYIRMCGEIDQEITVPELVKEDTLCPHQDFVYMCSPTAEEAERLKRFEETKWDYIHHLIVDPDFQTFVAGSKVLKGDISSDLLLEDPKYLSAMLIYMHSQGLTIPPSLQNLLGTQKLPALTSYWLETLLQSMLYQTPDWYEDLDGYRKKLEADLKARGLVEKRQVYLVKSKVSDQLLTQSLGKLSAIADIFWTEYESLGQELRQLVLADYIRKDFATYLGDNQATISQLGVLPYFESIRRKAQEQEIPVSLAVLSGSVVILPTDVAAELKELLPQVPLSFSSIGHLDQKDYVQVGFPSSAKGIVAAVTELFQRGRIQVLVGTKSLLGEGWDAPCVNSLILGSFVGSFMLSNQMRGRAIRIWPCHPEKTSNIWHLVAVQAQALITLPGEEPRPESNQDLQTLSRRMEHFLGLAYNQESIETGLDRLDFPKPPFRKKQISEYNERVKSLSKDRAGLRKKWQDALVVADRFEIVTEVAAQQQKIPIMLQFDALKWVRMSLLLLAVDLLLLLFRLRLIRVWWLTAACLLFLVFASWRYLRYKSPYKRLQSLGEQIRKALLDSGHLTDDQSRVQVEEDKENYMVFAYLKGGSMRDKELFAQTVGEFFAPVDNQRYLLKAEKVRQGQSPYYVVPSLFDKRKEEAQKFLDFLRPTIGRYHLVYTRTEAGRKILLEARIKALSNKNDRTLTKKKVKSRFE
- a CDS encoding DUF6261 family protein, with translation MTKTFTIRPLSYTNFTNREFESLMVDTGQLLEVFAKAHKDEPMYSKHLDSFKSKLADFQGQLAIVEKKEATNLTEVDRNRDSALVGLFTLHRGFAKIKETKLKEAHETLKPVFAKYKDITKHSNDVETAEIKSLLKTLSEEPYQTAVTSLGLTPMLTAVISAQEEYDKVESQARAHKSAKEVGKTRQVRTELTSIYDLFMRYTAASAEAYPEKEHLTQLLKDLNTIRDSKRRLTGSSKKDKKVKVEEATQVAG
- a CDS encoding YbgA family protein; the protein is MEQTNQKSQCQQLWARNKYLVLSHSSNIYNEIRQYLKNEEVEVSQVQEMIDRACQIPEHRGQVCNAFQHIWGYFKKKATDVECKDYMLLLDRYRFGQASKEDLIAKTRELLDRYPNTYLQHSTLLKGDSHETLA
- a CDS encoding TIGR02328 family protein, which produces MRLWHEALISQLPRPQLLGQHRECCALRGNGWGRKHATVDYVFTHSPYRLYAYHRLIMEEMAIRGYNVSPEWLDKNYRGKTCPSYQDLAEEKLGKTIYSEHDAEYYEECLANLREKGIELE
- a CDS encoding helix-turn-helix transcriptional regulator; translation: MKNSAIGSNWKDIRSELFTKEEILESDMRVDIMSELIEARHEQGISQKKLEELSGVSQPVIARMETGKTSPQLDTVLKVLASLGKTLAVVPLEQEKG